A section of the Suncus etruscus isolate mSunEtr1 chromosome X, mSunEtr1.pri.cur, whole genome shotgun sequence genome encodes:
- the NDUFA1 gene encoding NADH dehydrogenase [ubiquinone] 1 alpha subcomplex subunit 1, producing the protein MWFEILPGLAIMGVCICIPGVATAYIHRFSNGGKEKRIAYFPYQWQMMERDRRVSGVNRYYASKGLENID; encoded by the exons ATGTGGTTCGAGATTCTTCCCGGCTTAGCCATCATGGGCGTGTGCATCTGCATCCCCGGAGTGGCCACGGCGTACATCCATCGGTTCTCGAATGGGGGCAAG GAAAAAAGAATTGCCTATTTTCCATACCAGTGGCAAATGATGGAAAGAGATAGGCGTGTCTCTGGAGTGAACCGTTACTACGCATCAAAG
- the RNF113A gene encoding E3 ubiquitin-protein ligase RNF113A, with protein MAEGKPADAVCTFLFKKPGRKGAAGRRKRPAGRPESGSSGSSSDEGSTVVRPEKKRPLHNPMIQKTRGSGKQKAAYQVSSDEEEDEQEPESLGVIYKSTRSAKPVGPEDMGATAVYELDTEKERDAQAIFERSQKIQEELRGKEDDKIYRGINNYQKFLKPKDTSMGNASSGMVRKGPIRAPEHLRATVRWDYQPDICKDYKETGFCGFGDSCKFLHDRSDYKHGWQIERELDEGRYGLHEDENYEVGSDEEELPFKCFICRQPFQNPVVTKCRHYFCERCALQHYRTTPRCYVCDQQTNGVFNPAKELMAKLEKYRASSHNESTLDLPEDPDEGPIPVT; from the coding sequence ATGGCTGAAGGTAAGCCTGCAGATGCAGTGTGCACCTTCCTTTTTAAAAAGCCAGGGCGCAAAGGAGCCGCCGGCCGCCGGAAGCGCCCGGCTGGCCGGCCCGAGTCCGggagcagcggcagcagcagcgaCGAAGGCAGCACCGTGGTGCGGCCGGAGAAGAAGCGGCCCCTGCACAACCCGATGATCCAGAAGACGCGAGGCAGCGGCAAGCAGAAGGCGGCGTATCAGGTGAGTAGCGATGAGGAAGAGGACGAGCAGGAGCCCGAGAGCCTGGGCGTCATCTACAAGTCCACCCGCTCGGCCAAGCCGGTGGGGCCCGAGGACATGGGCGCCACGGCCGTGTACGAGCTGGACACGGAGAAGGAGCGCGACGCCCAGGCCATCTTCGAGCGCAGCCAGAAGATCCAGGAGGAGCTGCGGGGCAAGGAGGACGACAAGATCTACCGGGGCATCAACAACTACCAGAAATTCCTGAAACCCAAGGACACGTCCATGGGCAACGCGTCGTCGGGCATGGTGCGCAAGGGTCCGATCCGCGCTCCCGAGCATCTCCGTGCCACCGTGCGCTGGGATTATCAGCCCGACATCTGCAAAGACTACAAGGAGACAGGCTTCTGCGGCTTCGGGGACAGCTGCAAATTCCTCCACGACCGCTCCGATTACAAGCACGGCTGGCAGATCGAACGGGAGCTGGATGAGGGCCGCTATGGCCTCCATGAGGATGAAAATTATGAAGTGGGCAGCGATGAGGAGGAATTGCCCTTCAAGTGCTTCATCTGTCGCCAGCCCTTCCAGAACCCCGTGGTCACCAAGTGCCGGCATTATTTCTGCGAGAGATGCGCGCTGCAGCACTACCGCACCACCCCGCGGTGCTATGTGTGCGACCAGCAGACCAATGGCGTCTTCAACCCTGCCAAAGAATTGATGGCCAAACTGGAGAAGTATCGAGCTTCTTCGCACAACGAGAGCACTCTCGATCTCCCTGAGGATCCCGATGAGGGGCCCATCCCGGTTACTTAA